One region of Endozoicomonas sp. Mp262 genomic DNA includes:
- the rimM gene encoding ribosome maturation factor RimM (Essential for efficient processing of 16S rRNA): protein MKENTVESATKRITLGSISAVYGVKGWVKIYSHTHPMENILNYRHWIIDHNGHTETVEIDQGRRHGKGLIAHIVGCDDREKARSYCNSQIVISADEMPSIDDDEIYWHQLEGLDVFSRNSAGDNILLGKVSHLMETGANDVLVIRPSKGSMDKRERLVPWLINQVVLEVNPEKGFIRVDWDPEF, encoded by the coding sequence ATGAAAGAGAATACAGTTGAGAGCGCAACGAAGCGCATCACCCTGGGCAGTATCTCTGCTGTTTACGGTGTCAAGGGATGGGTCAAGATCTATTCCCATACCCATCCCATGGAAAATATTCTCAACTACAGACACTGGATTATAGACCACAACGGTCACACCGAGACCGTTGAAATTGATCAGGGTCGCCGTCATGGCAAGGGCCTGATCGCCCATATCGTCGGCTGTGATGATCGGGAAAAGGCTCGCAGTTATTGCAACAGCCAGATCGTGATCAGTGCCGATGAAATGCCCTCTATCGATGATGACGAAATCTACTGGCATCAGTTAGAAGGCCTGGATGTTTTCTCCCGCAATAGTGCCGGAGACAATATTCTGCTGGGCAAAGTCAGCCACCTGATGGAAACCGGAGCCAATGATGTTCTTGTTATCCGCCCTTCAAAGGGCAGCATGGATAAACGGGAGCGCCTGGTGCCCTGGCTAATTAATCAGGTTGTGCTGGAAGTAAACCCTGAGAAAGGGTTTATCCGGGTCGACTGGGATCCGGAGTTCTAG
- the trmD gene encoding tRNA (guanosine(37)-N1)-methyltransferase TrmD, whose amino-acid sequence MDSSKTQKNAMNTALWFGVISLFPDMFRAVTEHGITGRAVKEGLIGVDTWNPRDFTHDRHRTVDDRPYGGGPGMLMKIQPLRDAIHAAKAAAGAEAKVIYLSPQGRLLDQPGVESLAASKRLILVAGRYEGIDERLIQSEVDEEWSIGDYVLTGGELAAMTLIDAVSRFVPGTLGHKDSAQEDSFADGLLDCPHFTRPEVFEGQKVPEVLLSGHHGLINSWRLKQSLGRTWLRRPDLLQGRTLSNEEETLLAEFIREYHSNPV is encoded by the coding sequence ATGGATTCTTCAAAAACCCAAAAGAACGCCATGAACACTGCATTATGGTTCGGTGTCATCAGCCTTTTTCCGGACATGTTCCGGGCTGTTACAGAGCACGGGATTACCGGGCGCGCTGTAAAAGAAGGACTGATTGGAGTGGATACCTGGAATCCCAGGGATTTTACCCATGACCGGCACCGAACTGTGGATGACCGACCTTATGGCGGTGGTCCCGGCATGTTGATGAAAATTCAACCTCTGCGTGATGCCATCCATGCAGCTAAAGCAGCTGCAGGGGCCGAGGCCAAAGTGATCTATCTTTCCCCCCAGGGACGCCTGCTTGATCAGCCGGGGGTAGAGAGTCTAGCCGCATCCAAGCGGTTGATCCTGGTCGCGGGGCGCTATGAAGGCATTGATGAGCGACTAATACAGTCCGAAGTCGACGAGGAATGGTCGATTGGTGACTATGTGTTAACCGGTGGCGAACTCGCTGCCATGACACTGATTGATGCAGTTTCACGCTTTGTACCGGGCACCCTTGGTCATAAGGATTCCGCTCAGGAAGATTCCTTTGCAGATGGTCTTCTTGACTGCCCCCACTTTACCCGGCCTGAAGTCTTTGAAGGACAGAAGGTACCGGAGGTACTGCTTTCTGGCCACCATGGGCTGATCAACAGCTGGCGGCTAAAACAGTCCCTGGGCAGAACCTGGTTGCGACGTCCTGATCTGCTGCAGGGCAGAACACTGTCCAACGAGGAAGAAACACTGCTGGCAGAGTTTATCCGGGAATATCACTCAAACCCGGTTTGA
- the rpsP gene encoding 30S ribosomal protein S16 — protein MVTIRLARGGSKKRPFYHLTVADSRNARGGRFIERVGFFNPQARGQEERLRVDNERVAHWVGLGAGMSDRVAQLLKEAKA, from the coding sequence ATGGTAACAATTCGTCTGGCTCGCGGCGGTTCCAAAAAGCGCCCTTTCTACCATCTGACCGTTGCTGACAGCCGCAATGCTCGTGGTGGTCGTTTTATCGAGCGTGTAGGCTTCTTCAACCCACAAGCGCGTGGTCAGGAAGAGCGTCTGCGTGTTGATAACGAGCGTGTAGCACACTGGGTAGGCCTGGGCGCTGGCATGTCTGACCGCGTTGCCCAGCTTCTGAAAGAAGCCAAGGCCTGA